AATggaagtgcagtgtagacatagcctaagtctaCCCTACCGCTTTAGTCAGTGTAACTtctgtcgctcagggatgtggaaaagccacacctctgagtgacacaGGTTACACCGACAGAAGCGCCGCTGTGGACAGCGCTATGCCAACGGGAGCGCTCTCTTCTgttggcatagagcggctacacaagTGGTCTTACAGCAGCTTAGCTGTACTGGtactgctgtgccactgtaaactctctagtgtagacatggcctcaggcaCGTAGTGTCTTCACAGTGCTGCTGTCCAATCcagttgggcagcaggaagcttgTCATCCGCAGGAGGTGGTGGTAggttgatggtggtggtggtagcaggGGGGTTCTTTTTTAAGTGTCTTGCTTCTTTTCCAGAtgcctgtgactgtggggccatATGGACAGTCCCAGCCCAACTGCTTTGACAGAGTGAAAATGGGCTTCATGATGGGCTTTGCCGTTGGCATGGCTGCAGGGGCACTGTTTGGCACATTTTCCTGCCTCAGGTATGTTGGACTCAGTTAATTGTAAATGTCAGTCCTAGGAGAAACTGGGACAGAGGGAGGGGATCTAAAGACCTTGTTCCATTGTAACAGATGGAATGCTACCTGTGGCTCTAAACTAGGTTGAAGATTTGGAGCATCCAAGGTGTAGAATTGGAAATTGGACAAGCTGTCTTTGCTTGCCATGTACAAACATACAAAGAGCTCTTCTCTTAGCACTGGAGGTTGTAAGTGGTCTCTGGCAGCGTCTTCTGTTGTCTTTACATCCTGTTCTCATTGCATATCAATGACTCATTTGTTGAGAACAGTTATCCTGAGGTGTTCAGTGTTTCTCTGGACATGCGGTATTATAAAGAACTGGTAGACCGATGGGCTCTTTAGTATGTTACAGCAAAAATTCTTTTCCGCTGCCATCACTGATCTATGGCAATGACAACACTGAATGGGAGAAACAAGAACCGTGAGttgttttaaaagttgttttaaaaaaaaaaaaaaaccacaacacagtCCCATGTATCCCTCCCATTGATCCTTTCAAATCCTGGTGAATGTTGTTCAGAGGCACCACAATATTGGCAGGAAATGCAGTCGTGATGATGTGAAGGAGCAGTAAGAGATTTCTTTTTATCTGACTTGGTTAAAGGGATATTAGCTGCTTCAGTCTGCCCCAAAATTTAACTCATGTAAAACCAAATGTTTATAAAACTCATGGCAAAtaaaccagcacattttaaaagtcCAAATGCACACAAGTAGTTATAAACAATTAAGCTTTCCATGCAGATATTGCAGCAGGAGGAACCTGAGAGAGAAAATCACTTCGCTTATTTTTATTGTCCAGCCTcctgcaaacagaaaaaaaaaatgcagctatAGCAAAGATTCAGTGGGGCTTTAAAGGTTCCCACTTCATTTTCAgttgatagtgtccctttaaatgtagTAAATCTCACTGCCTCAAGCACATGCAGCTAGACAGGGTCCAGAGTCTTTCCACCTCTGGCACTCCATACATGGAGTGGTGAATTCTCCTCCTGAGCCTGTATAACGGACATGTCACAGACACAAAGGAGCAAGCTGCCCCTCCCCATCCTTCCAGTGGATCACAGACACAAGGGAGTGCATCCATTCTCCCACTCATCCAATGCACCCTGAAGTCACTTGCTCCAAAACCTAAAAAGCACGTTGTCTGTATCTAGAAGTGAATTAAGCCAACTCTCCTGCCAATCACTTGATACAGAATGTCCAATGATAAAATCCAATATGCTTTCCAATCTGTCAGGGATGGATTGTCACTTCAGCAGTAGAATGGCCTTGGTCAGCCTGTGTGGAATCTTGCACTGTTTTCTCTCTTTCAGGATTGGCATGAGAGGACGAGAACTGATGGGTGGAGTTGGCAAAACCATGATGCAAAGTGGTGGCACGTTTGGGACATTCATGGCCATTGGCATGGGAATCCGCTGCTAACCTGGAGCATGGGATTTTTTTAACCTGAAGACTAATGCCCCTGTTCAATCATTCCACCTATGTAATATAATAAAATCTTTGGGTATCTAAAATGTTGAATGCTCAATCCTACTGAGATCATAAAGTGCGATATAAGACTCTGCTAGGGCGCTCTCAACAAATTGTAACTGCACTGTTTTCTACTGAACTCCACGCGGCCTGTGTTTATGAAGACACAACAGCCCACAGCAGAGACAAAACTCAGTGCCCCTTTCTTTCCACATGTGGAGAAGAGAGAATTCTATAGGAATAAGGCAAACCTGATCAAAGAGAGTGCCACCCTGTTACTTGCCCAAAAAGTCAGCTGGCTCGCAGCCTGGGCTTGGCTGTTGTGCCTTTAGGTCTCTTGCCTCTGGGTCCCCTCTGGAACCCCCACTCTTGGGCAAGCTCACTGTTCCCAGCAGGAGTAGGGCTTATTTTCAAGATCCTTCCTGAGTCTAATTCTCTCCAGTCCTTGGCACTGCTGCTCAGGTCCAGCTCTGACGCACCGATGGGAGAGCAGGTGTCCAGAGCCTCTCTCAGGGCTGCAGGGTGTCTGCCCTAAACAAGGGGGTGGGAAAGAGAAGCTAAATCACTGCCTTGGGCTGGGTTCCCTGGCTACTGGGCTCCCTAGCAGTCTCCAGTAGCCTCTCTTCTTGGGCAAGCTTTCCCCCCTGCTCCGTGGCCAGTTTCACCTTTGTaagcttcccttctccaggaAGAGCATGCTCTGCACGTATGCCTAATGGCATGGCTGGAGCGTGGGATGCTGCTTAGGCTGTCAGTGGAATGGGGGCGCGTCCCATCACACACTTGCCTTGTCAAGTCCAGAAAGCTTTCTTGTTCAAGCAGCTCCCAGTCTTCTAGTGAAAAGAATCAGTATTTGCATGTTCTTTCCCAGTACAGTGCTGCACTGGAAGCTGTAGGGCCAGATACCAGCACATAACCTGGAGGTGTGAGTCCTTTGGAGAGTGTAGCCACCGTAAGATACACAGTTTGTGACTAGGGAGAAGGGACTACCCAACAGGTAATACCTGAGGGCTTCCCTAGTACATTTTGTTGCCTGAGCTGCCTCCTCAGTCATAGAATATGATTTCTCCCTGGGGAACAACTTTTTGCTTAGATGTAGGATGGGGTACTCTGCCTTCAAAGGCCTGAGAGAGCACCACTGCCTGGGCCAACGTTGGCTGCACCTGTATAGAGAATGAACGTCTGGCAAAGTCTGGGTTGCCAAGGACAGGCTCCCAGCTCAGCTGCACCTCCAGGCTGTTAACGCTCCATTGCAATAGTCATCCCAGCCAATCTTACTGGTGACTTTGCCCTTTAGCAGCAGTTCAGTCAATGCAATGTAGGGGATGAACCAGTGATAGTGTCCCTCCAGGCCAAGGAAGTAACATCTCTCTCTTCTGGTCTGTGGTGTAGGACATGAGTTTACCATATGGAC
Above is a genomic segment from Gopherus flavomarginatus isolate rGopFla2 chromosome 11, rGopFla2.mat.asm, whole genome shotgun sequence containing:
- the ROMO1 gene encoding reactive oxygen species modulator 1, producing the protein MPVTVGPYGQSQPNCFDRVKMGFMMGFAVGMAAGALFGTFSCLRIGMRGRELMGGVGKTMMQSGGTFGTFMAIGMGIRC